The nucleotide sequence atataccaGACATGCCAATAGGATGACCTAGAGCAATAGCACCgccatttatatttactttctcAGGATCTAGTCCAAGTTCTTGAACGCATGCAATTGTTTGTGCTGCATAGGCCTCGTTTAGCTCATAAAAATCCACTTCCTCCTTCGACCAATTTGCTTTTTTCAGCTAGAATAAATGTATCTTTAATCATTCATACATAATTATGTCCtattttacattatgttagcataatgtaaaattaatttgaaaacagATATATACTAACGACTAATTTAATAGCTTCAACAGGGCCAATACCCATAATCTGAGGATCAACTCCAATCGTTGCTACTGCAACAATTTCAGCTATTGGTGAAATTCCTTTACTTGTAGCAACTTTTTGAGACATAAGAACTACAGCAGCTGCACCATCATTTATACCAGATGCGTTACCAGCAGTAACTGTGCCATTCTAAATGAAATAAGataacaaaagataatttttttttataaagttgtacaaaatgttatagaaaataatatttttataccggTTTAAATGCTGGTCTTAATTTTGCAAGTTCCTCCATAGTTGTTCCAAATTTCGGGAATTCATCCTTAGATATAACGatagattctttttttgcaatggTTACcggaataatttctttttcgaaatatcCAGCATTAATAGCGATCTCTGCTCTCTGCTGAGATTTACTCGCATAGCAGTCTTGTTCCTCTCTacttattgcatatttttcagTAATATTCTCAGctgttaaaaatgtaaataataaaaagatgtatatgataatacatgtataaaaattaaatttttagtagaATATAtccttttgtaatatttttattttacttgtgaTTGccatatgaatattatagaaGGCATCTGTTAAACCATCATGCATCATTGTAtcgattaaattacaattcccTATTTTTATACCATCCCTGAGATAAATGGCATGTGGTGCTCTGCTCATGCTTTCTTGACCACCGGCCACGATTATTTCACTTTCTCCTGATTTTATGGAAGTATAACCATTTATAACAGAcctatataacatttttacataatatactatagaatattatgttattaaaaataaagtttattgcGTGAATtaagaagataaatttattatatacgatataacatattataaattgtccgTACTGTAAACCAGAGCCACACAACATGTTTATTTGATAAGCAGGAATGTCAATAGGTATGCCAGCATTGATTGCTGCTTGTCTTGCAGAGTTTTGACCTTCTCCTGCTGTAAGTacctaaaaatatgtattaataaatgtatatatattttataggtataaattagatataaatttagataaattgaaaaatatgtgcattctattatttctaatctatGCAAATTAGATACCTGTCCCATAATGACTTCAGAAACTTCTGTTCCTTTTAATCCAACTCTTTTCAAACTTTCCCTAATAACAATACTCCCCATTTCTGACGCTTTTAAGGAAGATAGACACCCACAGAATGATCctacaaaatagaaaaattggattattatgaaattttatgtttaaattttactacattattacaaaaacattttagataaataatcaaaaaataagtgAAATTTTGTTTCTGTTTTTTGATGTACCTCAATACAccttttaaaaaaaggtaaaaaaaggcACTAAGTACATgctttatgtgaaaaaatattatatttaaataaaaacattttaaataaaaatattgatttaaatttcctataaaaataatgatatcaaaaaattgcgtcaaaagaataaaaatttacgctacaaattttatttcttttattattattgaaataaaaagcaatttaatcaaatactttttttataaaatccttatttaaattttctacaaaaataatgatattgaaaaattgtgctaactaaatgaaaatttatgttataaaatatttttattttatttccaatattaagaaaaatttaataaactgcattataattaaagtaatagtatagctaaaataaagttattttataaataactaaatgcacaatatgCACACATCTAAGACTTtgggatataattttttgaaggaAAATTTCTCGTAAACTCTAAATCGCGTGGGATCGTCCCGTTTGCGCACATTACGGATCGGACACGACAAAATTTTCTGATCGGACACAGACCCGATCAGATATAGGCTCGATCGGACACGGATCCGATCGGAcactgtagcatgtactttgtaagttgtaatgCGAGGTCTACCATCCCTACCGGCGGAGTGGGTGTGGGAGGGGGGCCAAAGGCCCCCCTTGCACTCttccgtgtgtgtgtgtgtgtgtgtgtgtgcgcgcgctcgtgcttcctgtccatgcatgtatTTTGGTATAGCGTCTGTGTTCGATCGGGCCGGTGTGCGATCGGGCTTGTGTCCGACAGTTCTTTTtgcttattatagatattcagagtcttcaaatttcttatctattCTTAATCTAAGAATAAcggataattacaaattagtgtatcagaaatatacattattatttataatctatatttctaaattttttgatgaataatcGTTGTTattcatgtaattttattattaattatataaataaggcGGAAAGatgtgaattttataattctattttgaatagtaaaggtatatttttttacagttcACGAATAATGCAGATCGTGAAGCGTTGTTCACAAAATTGCTGATACATTACGAGACATTCTTTTATATGGGACTGAtagaaatacaattattaagtattaatcacaagtttgatattataaaaacctatttctaataaaaattcttttatataactatttctttatttcatatttaatatccaattatttatttatctaattattagcaaaatttttgtaaaaatattatataaatatcttttgtaaaaatattatataaatatcttttgcacCTCTACCTCCAGTTACTTGATgttcttaaatttcttatacaatcatattttttgcaaagagCTATAAAATCAGATGCATTTCGTTTTGTAGTGCTCGTAACATATTCTCTTAAACATTGCcgtattacatatgtatttaaattccGCATTCCATTTTCATGccttaatatacataaaactgatatatcgtaattaaataattgctgTCTAATGACATTTAAAACCAATAAACATTGCAATACTGCATTTGCATAGCATGAAATCTCATCTGTATTTTGAAAACCATGTTTGACCCATGTAGTTCTTTGTCGAACTTTTTCATCTGATTTTTGGAcagaagtaattatttttggtaATGCCCAGAGAGATAAGACATTCTTTACTTTATGATAACGCTCttttgaaatagaaattatttctgcTTTGGGTTTAtcctttttaaacaattatactCGATAATAGCTTCTTCACTAGCTATTACCGATGAAGGATCGTAATTAATCAAATGTAACCCTTTTAAAGATGTTACTCGCAATAATGCAATGTAAACTTGACCACAATTAAATACAGA is from Cataglyphis hispanica isolate Lineage 1 chromosome 15, ULB_Chis1_1.0, whole genome shotgun sequence and encodes:
- the LOC126855198 gene encoding acetyl-CoA acetyltransferase, cytosolic-like isoform X2 — encoded protein: MGSIVIRESLKRVGLKGTEVSEVIMGQVLTAGEGQNSARQAAINAGIPIDIPAYQINMLCGSGLQSVINGYTSIKSGESEIIVAGGQESMSRAPHAIYLRDGIKIGNCNLIDTMMHDGLTDAFYNIHMAITTENITEKYAISREEQDCYASKSQQRAEIAINAGYFEKEIIPVTIAKKESIVISKDEFPKFGTTMEELAKLRPAFKPNGTVTAGNASGINDGAAAVVLMSQKVATSKGISPIAEIVAVATIGVDPQIMGIGPVEAIKLVLKKANWSKEEVDFYELNEAYAAQTIACVQELGLDPEKVNINGGAIALGHPIGMSGTRILVTLLHILERTGKKKGVASLCIGGGMGIAIAIVRK
- the LOC126855198 gene encoding acetyl-CoA acetyltransferase, cytosolic-like isoform X1; the protein is MNDRTVVIVSAVRTPIGSFCGCLSSLKASEMGSIVIRESLKRVGLKGTEVSEVIMGQVLTAGEGQNSARQAAINAGIPIDIPAYQINMLCGSGLQSVINGYTSIKSGESEIIVAGGQESMSRAPHAIYLRDGIKIGNCNLIDTMMHDGLTDAFYNIHMAITTENITEKYAISREEQDCYASKSQQRAEIAINAGYFEKEIIPVTIAKKESIVISKDEFPKFGTTMEELAKLRPAFKPNGTVTAGNASGINDGAAAVVLMSQKVATSKGISPIAEIVAVATIGVDPQIMGIGPVEAIKLVLKKANWSKEEVDFYELNEAYAAQTIACVQELGLDPEKVNINGGAIALGHPIGMSGTRILVTLLHILERTGKKKGVASLCIGGGMGIAIAIVRK